From a region of the Burkholderia lata genome:
- a CDS encoding amino acid permease, whose protein sequence is MVSGNESDGLKRGLKNRHIQLIALGGALGTGLFLGIAQTIKMAGPSVLLGYGVAGIIAFFIMRQLGEMVVDEPVAGSFSYFADKYVGHFTGFLSGWNYWVLYILVSMAELSAVGIYVQYWWPGVPTWVSALVFFVAINLLNLASVKSYGETEFWFSIIKVAAIVGMIGFGGWLLASGHAGPEASVRNLWQHGGFFPNGVSGLVMSMAAIMFSFGGLELIGITAAEADDPKRSIPRATNQVIYRILIFYIGALAVLLSLYPWEKVVTGGSPFVLIFHALSSNLVANVLNVVVLTAALSVYNSGVYSNSRMLFGLAKQGNAPKVLCSVNKRGIPLAALGASALATGVCVLVNYFMPGKAFEVLMGLVVSALIINWAMITLIHLKFRQAKRAAGEETSFRSLGYPFTNYLCLAFMAGILVVMYLTPDLRLSVYLIPVWLAVLAVGYRFRQKNAGYAVHDSASAR, encoded by the coding sequence ATGGTTTCTGGAAACGAGAGCGACGGCCTGAAGCGCGGGCTGAAGAACCGGCACATCCAGCTGATTGCGCTCGGCGGCGCGCTCGGCACAGGACTGTTCCTCGGCATCGCGCAGACGATCAAGATGGCAGGCCCGTCCGTGCTGCTCGGCTACGGGGTGGCCGGCATCATTGCGTTCTTCATCATGCGCCAGCTCGGCGAGATGGTTGTCGACGAGCCCGTCGCCGGCTCGTTCAGCTACTTCGCCGACAAGTACGTCGGCCACTTCACCGGCTTCCTGTCCGGCTGGAACTACTGGGTGCTGTACATCCTCGTCAGCATGGCCGAGCTGTCGGCCGTCGGGATCTACGTGCAGTACTGGTGGCCCGGCGTGCCGACCTGGGTGTCGGCGCTGGTCTTCTTCGTCGCGATCAACCTGCTCAACCTGGCCAGCGTGAAGTCGTACGGCGAGACGGAATTCTGGTTCTCGATCATCAAGGTCGCCGCGATCGTCGGGATGATCGGCTTCGGCGGCTGGCTGCTCGCGAGCGGCCATGCGGGGCCGGAGGCAAGTGTCCGGAACCTGTGGCAGCACGGCGGCTTCTTCCCGAACGGCGTGTCGGGGCTCGTGATGTCGATGGCCGCGATCATGTTCTCGTTCGGCGGGCTGGAGCTGATCGGCATCACCGCGGCCGAGGCCGACGATCCGAAGCGCAGCATCCCGCGCGCGACCAACCAGGTGATCTACCGAATCCTGATTTTCTACATCGGCGCGCTCGCCGTGCTGCTGTCGCTGTACCCGTGGGAAAAGGTCGTCACCGGCGGCAGCCCGTTCGTGCTGATCTTCCACGCACTGAGCAGCAACCTGGTGGCCAACGTGCTGAACGTGGTCGTGCTGACGGCCGCGCTGTCGGTCTACAACAGCGGCGTGTACAGCAACAGCCGGATGCTGTTCGGCCTCGCGAAGCAGGGCAACGCGCCGAAGGTGCTGTGCTCGGTGAACAAGCGCGGCATTCCGCTCGCCGCGCTCGGCGCGTCGGCGCTCGCGACCGGCGTATGCGTGCTGGTCAACTACTTCATGCCGGGCAAGGCGTTCGAGGTGCTGATGGGCCTCGTCGTGTCGGCGCTGATCATCAACTGGGCGATGATCACGCTGATCCACCTGAAGTTCCGCCAGGCGAAGCGCGCAGCCGGGGAGGAGACTTCCTTCCGCAGTCTGGGCTATCCTTTCACGAATTACCTGTGCCTGGCATTCATGGCCGGCATTCTCGTCGTGATGTACCTGACGCCGGATCTCCGCCTGTCGGTGTACCTGATCCCGGTATGGCTCGCGGTGCTCGCGGTCGGGTATCGCTTCCGTCAGAAGAATGCAGGCTATGCGGTGCACGACAGCGCATCCGCACGCTGA
- a CDS encoding Lrp/AsnC family transcriptional regulator: protein MHEPVLDRLDRHLLSILQENGRASNLDLAKAVGLSPAQTLRRHRRLEEIGAIRRYETRLCPDTLGFGVTAFVHVTMERGHIRDLSKFQKLVSDLAQIQECFSVTGDIDYVLKVVAHDLKGLSRFLLETLMRIPGVSGVHSSVCLDEIKCTSAMPVEA, encoded by the coding sequence ATGCATGAACCGGTTCTGGATCGCCTCGATCGCCACTTGCTCTCGATCCTGCAGGAGAACGGCCGCGCGTCGAACCTCGACCTGGCGAAGGCCGTCGGCCTGTCGCCCGCGCAGACGCTGCGCCGCCACCGGCGGCTGGAAGAAATCGGCGCGATCCGCCGATATGAAACCCGGCTGTGCCCCGACACACTCGGTTTCGGCGTCACCGCTTTCGTGCACGTAACGATGGAGCGCGGACATATCCGCGACCTGTCGAAGTTCCAGAAACTGGTGTCCGATCTCGCGCAGATCCAGGAATGCTTCTCCGTGACGGGCGACATCGACTACGTGTTGAAGGTCGTCGCGCACGATCTGAAAGGCTTGTCGCGGTTCCTGCTCGAGACGCTGATGCGCATTCCCGGCGTGAGCGGCGTGCATTCGAGCGTGTGCCTCGACGAGATCAAGTGCACGAGTGCGATGCCGGTCGAGGCCTGA
- a CDS encoding EamA family transporter, which produces MNALRRRFRVADRQRVFSVPIPVLFAVLCAAFLHASWNALVRSSGDRLRSATVLQIAIGSFALLFLPAAAPISAASWACVVASAVLHVVYTLLLVRAYEHGDLTVAYPVARGTAPLLVTLGAAAFAGERLNLGAQAGLVLICAGILAIGLERGRGAKHRMRQVLPTAFATGVSIAAYSVVDGIGVRESGNTVGYTAWMFVLTGAMMAAYYRLRAGPLRLTQDVGETAKAACGGVFAALAYGIVIWAMDRAPMGPVSALRETSVVFAALIARVYLGERLTPRRAAGCVVIAAGALLISAFEAVR; this is translated from the coding sequence ATGAACGCCCTGCGGCGACGATTCCGCGTCGCCGACCGTCAGCGAGTATTCAGCGTGCCGATCCCCGTTTTGTTTGCCGTTCTGTGCGCGGCGTTCCTGCACGCGTCATGGAACGCGCTCGTCCGCAGCAGCGGCGACCGGCTCCGGTCGGCCACGGTGCTGCAGATCGCGATCGGGTCGTTCGCGCTGCTGTTCCTGCCGGCCGCTGCGCCGATCTCGGCGGCGAGTTGGGCGTGCGTCGTCGCGTCGGCCGTGCTGCACGTCGTCTACACGCTGCTGCTGGTGCGCGCGTACGAGCACGGCGACCTGACCGTCGCGTATCCGGTCGCGCGCGGCACCGCGCCGCTGCTCGTCACGCTCGGCGCGGCGGCGTTTGCGGGCGAGCGGCTGAATCTGGGCGCGCAGGCGGGGCTCGTGCTGATCTGCGCGGGCATCCTGGCGATCGGCCTGGAGCGCGGGCGCGGCGCGAAGCACCGGATGAGGCAGGTACTGCCGACCGCGTTCGCGACCGGCGTGTCGATCGCGGCCTACAGCGTGGTCGACGGGATCGGCGTGCGGGAAAGCGGCAACACGGTCGGCTATACCGCGTGGATGTTCGTGCTGACGGGCGCGATGATGGCCGCGTACTACCGGCTGCGGGCGGGGCCGTTGCGGCTGACGCAGGATGTCGGCGAAACGGCGAAGGCTGCGTGCGGCGGCGTGTTCGCGGCGCTCGCGTACGGCATCGTGATCTGGGCGATGGATCGCGCGCCGATGGGGCCGGTCTCGGCGTTGCGCGAAACGAGCGTGGTGTTCGCGGCGCTGATCGCCCGCGTGTATCTCGGCGAGCGGTTGACGCCGCGCCGGGCGGCCGGTTGCGTGGTGATCGCGGCGGGGGCGTTGCTGATCAGTGCGTTTGAAGCGGTGAGATAA
- a CDS encoding phospholipase C: MFRQALLVTACAAAALALFACGGSDDPTSTPAVSSQDALQTATPIKHVVVIYGENISFDHYFGTYPNATNPSGEPAFNAKSGTPTPNGLTGTLLTANPNFTNTANGTDAANPFRLDRTQAATADQNHAYTAEQQAEDNGLADLFPKYTGKGSSGGAGAFGTKGQVMGYFDGNTVTALWNYAQRFAMSDNMYTTSYGPSTPGALNVVSGQTNGMQIVKTSAQPSTLAKSSYYINDGQGGFTMINDVDPGNDVCSSTTDQALMTGKNIGDLLNGAKITWGGFMGGFNLSTTNGNGTTGCSRSTVATAVNAATSDYIPHHNWFQYYASTSNPQHTRPSSVAAIGSSLQTDGKTAEPANHQYDTDDFFAAVKAGNFPSVSYLKAPAAQDAHAGYSDPLDEQAFVTKVVNFLQQQPDWQNTAVIVTYDDSDGWYDHVYTAPTRASSDPVDQVNGSGKCGTGGTTGVNGATVNGRCGPGVRIPLIVISPYAKQNYVDHTMLDQSSVVRFIEDNWLGGQRIGGGSFDATAGDLRALFDFSSKPNTTPLYLDPTLGTALSAAPAI, encoded by the coding sequence ATGTTCCGTCAAGCCTTGCTCGTCACCGCCTGCGCAGCCGCAGCGCTGGCGCTGTTCGCCTGCGGCGGCAGCGACGACCCCACGTCGACGCCCGCCGTGTCGTCGCAGGATGCGCTGCAGACCGCCACGCCGATCAAGCACGTCGTCGTGATCTACGGTGAAAACATCTCGTTCGACCACTACTTCGGTACCTACCCGAACGCGACGAACCCGTCGGGCGAACCGGCGTTCAACGCGAAGTCCGGCACGCCGACGCCCAACGGCCTGACGGGCACGCTGCTCACCGCGAACCCGAACTTCACGAACACGGCCAATGGCACCGACGCGGCGAACCCGTTCCGCCTCGACCGCACGCAGGCCGCGACCGCCGACCAGAACCACGCATACACGGCCGAGCAGCAGGCCGAGGACAACGGCCTCGCCGACCTGTTCCCGAAATACACCGGCAAGGGCTCGTCCGGCGGCGCCGGCGCGTTCGGCACGAAGGGCCAGGTGATGGGCTACTTCGACGGCAACACCGTGACCGCACTGTGGAACTACGCGCAGCGCTTCGCGATGAGCGACAACATGTACACGACGTCGTACGGCCCGTCGACGCCGGGCGCGCTGAACGTGGTGTCGGGCCAGACCAACGGGATGCAGATCGTCAAGACGTCCGCGCAGCCGTCGACGCTCGCGAAGAGCTCGTACTACATCAATGACGGCCAGGGCGGCTTCACGATGATCAACGACGTCGACCCGGGCAACGACGTGTGCTCGAGCACGACCGACCAGGCACTGATGACGGGCAAGAACATCGGCGACCTGCTGAACGGCGCAAAGATCACGTGGGGCGGCTTCATGGGTGGCTTCAACCTGTCGACGACGAACGGCAACGGCACCACGGGCTGCAGCCGCAGCACGGTCGCCACCGCCGTGAACGCCGCGACGTCCGACTACATCCCGCACCACAACTGGTTCCAGTACTACGCGTCGACCTCGAACCCGCAGCACACGCGCCCGAGCTCGGTCGCCGCGATCGGTTCGAGCCTCCAGACGGACGGCAAGACCGCCGAACCGGCGAACCACCAGTACGACACGGACGACTTCTTCGCCGCCGTGAAGGCCGGCAACTTCCCGTCGGTCAGCTACCTGAAGGCCCCGGCCGCACAGGACGCGCACGCAGGCTATTCGGATCCGCTCGACGAGCAGGCGTTCGTGACGAAGGTCGTCAACTTCCTGCAGCAGCAGCCGGACTGGCAGAACACGGCCGTGATCGTCACCTATGACGACTCGGACGGCTGGTACGACCACGTGTACACGGCGCCGACGCGCGCATCGTCGGACCCGGTCGACCAGGTCAACGGCAGCGGCAAGTGCGGCACGGGCGGCACCACCGGCGTGAACGGCGCGACCGTGAACGGTCGCTGCGGCCCGGGCGTGCGCATCCCGCTGATCGTGATCTCGCCGTATGCGAAGCAGAACTACGTCGACCACACGATGCTCGACCAGTCGTCCGTCGTGCGCTTCATCGAGGACAACTGGCTCGGCGGCCAGCGCATCGGCGGCGGTTCGTTCGATGCGACGGCAGGCGACCTGCGCGCGCTGTTCGACTTCTCGTCGAAGCCGAACACGACGCCGCTGTATCTCGACCCGACGCTCGGCACCGCGTTGAGCGCGGCACCGGCGATCTGA
- a CDS encoding cytochrome-c peroxidase, whose product MTARPAFPSPDTTGPRASRTPSRLLRRAAFVIGAAVLGYGAFAIAFPAQVPAAIGTVVADWTGANPHPVVLQRPAAQPLSAVAQLGRALFADPSLSASGKQSCASCHSPDHAYGPPNALDVQPGGLAMTQQGYRPPPSLMYLYRQPNFSIGPDAGENDAAPTVAQQAASAAGVVKAQKVAGTSAAPQLVPQGGMFWDGRADTLQQQAFGPLLNPVEMANASIDDVARKLKQSSHRAQLEQLFGARVFDSPQLAVSEAMFAIARYQVEDPSFHPYNSKYDRWLEGRARLSQAELRGLRLFNDPDKANCAGCHLSKPGKDGLPPMFTDYQYEALGAPRNKELAQNRNPAFYDLGVCGPFRDDLKDQTQYCAMFLTPTLRNSATRHVFFHNGVFHTLDQVMAFYNERSISPQKFYSRGADGKVDEYDDIPPKYRANVDVTDAPFDRKPGDKPAMTAQDIKDIEAFLGTLNDEPVKR is encoded by the coding sequence ATGACAGCTCGCCCCGCGTTCCCGTCTCCCGACACCACCGGCCCCCGCGCGTCGCGCACGCCGTCCCGCCTCCTGCGCCGCGCGGCGTTCGTGATCGGCGCCGCCGTACTCGGCTATGGCGCGTTCGCGATCGCATTCCCCGCGCAGGTGCCCGCGGCGATCGGCACCGTCGTCGCCGACTGGACAGGCGCGAACCCGCATCCGGTCGTGCTGCAGCGGCCGGCCGCGCAGCCGCTGTCGGCGGTCGCGCAGCTCGGCCGCGCGCTGTTCGCCGATCCGTCGCTGTCCGCGTCGGGCAAGCAGTCGTGCGCGTCGTGCCACAGCCCCGATCACGCGTACGGCCCGCCGAACGCGCTCGACGTGCAGCCGGGCGGCCTCGCGATGACGCAGCAGGGCTATCGCCCGCCGCCGTCGCTGATGTACCTGTACCGCCAGCCGAATTTCAGCATCGGCCCCGATGCCGGTGAAAACGACGCCGCGCCGACCGTCGCGCAGCAGGCTGCGTCCGCGGCCGGTGTCGTCAAGGCGCAGAAGGTGGCCGGCACGTCGGCCGCGCCGCAGCTCGTGCCGCAGGGCGGGATGTTCTGGGACGGCCGCGCCGATACGCTGCAGCAGCAGGCGTTCGGCCCGCTGCTGAATCCGGTCGAGATGGCGAACGCGAGCATCGACGACGTCGCGCGCAAGCTCAAGCAGTCGTCGCACCGTGCGCAACTCGAGCAACTGTTCGGCGCACGCGTGTTCGACAGCCCGCAGCTCGCGGTATCGGAAGCGATGTTCGCGATCGCGCGCTACCAGGTGGAAGATCCGTCGTTCCACCCGTACAACAGCAAGTACGACCGCTGGCTCGAAGGCCGTGCGCGCCTCTCGCAGGCCGAACTGCGCGGGCTGCGCCTGTTCAACGATCCGGACAAGGCGAATTGCGCGGGCTGCCATCTGTCGAAGCCCGGCAAGGACGGGCTGCCGCCGATGTTTACCGATTACCAGTACGAGGCGCTCGGCGCGCCGCGCAACAAGGAACTGGCGCAGAACCGCAACCCGGCGTTCTACGATCTCGGCGTGTGCGGGCCATTCCGCGACGACCTGAAGGACCAGACGCAGTATTGCGCGATGTTCCTGACGCCGACGCTGCGCAATTCGGCGACGCGCCACGTGTTCTTCCACAACGGCGTGTTCCACACGCTCGACCAGGTGATGGCGTTCTACAACGAGCGCAGCATCTCGCCGCAGAAGTTTTATTCACGCGGTGCGGACGGCAAGGTCGACGAGTACGACGACATCCCGCCGAAATATCGCGCGAACGTCGACGTGACCGACGCGCCGTTCGATCGCAAGCCGGGCGACAAGCCCGCGATGACGGCGCAGGATATCAAGGATATCGAAGCGTTCCTCGGTACGTTGAACGATGAACCGGTGAAACGCTGA
- a CDS encoding class I SAM-dependent methyltransferase has protein sequence MTDPNEPTGRQAYASFAQRYADIAPTKAHNALYERPATMALLGDVDGLTVLDAGCGPGICSAHLASHGATVHAFDVTPEMVALARTRCAGLAVDIVEGDLEGPLAWLPDAAFDKVVCSLAFDYVRDLAPTLREFRRVARPGATLVFSMAHPMRDWMDERTRGEGTYFDTSRFGFHWSGFGEPKPYVEAWRRPLADILNAVADSGWRLDRFVEPKPLPEMKAASERLHAELSLAPAFLCIRARC, from the coding sequence ATGACCGATCCGAACGAACCAACCGGCCGCCAGGCGTACGCGAGCTTCGCGCAACGTTACGCCGACATCGCGCCGACGAAGGCGCACAACGCGCTCTACGAACGTCCGGCAACGATGGCGCTGCTGGGCGATGTCGACGGCCTGACGGTGCTCGACGCCGGCTGCGGGCCCGGCATCTGCAGCGCGCACCTCGCAAGTCACGGCGCGACGGTGCATGCGTTCGACGTCACGCCGGAGATGGTCGCGCTGGCGAGAACGCGCTGCGCGGGCCTCGCGGTCGACATCGTGGAGGGCGATCTGGAGGGGCCGCTCGCGTGGTTGCCCGACGCAGCGTTCGACAAGGTCGTCTGTTCGCTCGCGTTCGACTACGTGCGCGATCTTGCGCCGACGCTGCGCGAATTCCGGCGCGTCGCGCGGCCGGGCGCTACGCTCGTGTTCTCGATGGCGCATCCGATGCGCGACTGGATGGACGAACGCACGCGCGGCGAGGGCACCTATTTCGATACGTCCCGCTTCGGCTTTCACTGGTCGGGTTTCGGTGAACCGAAGCCCTACGTCGAAGCGTGGCGGCGGCCGCTCGCCGACATCCTGAACGCCGTGGCCGACAGCGGCTGGCGGCTCGACCGGTTCGTCGAGCCGAAGCCGCTGCCCGAGATGAAGGCCGCATCGGAGCGCCTTCATGCGGAGCTGTCGCTGGCCCCGGCCTTCCTTTGCATCCGCGCGCGCTGCTGA
- a CDS encoding TIGR00366 family protein, which translates to MIQRISQFFTQVVHRVLPDPLIFAILLTVVAFALAFGLTPNTPVQLTTMWGSGFWNLLAFSMQMVMILVTGHALASSPPVKRMLVALASTARTPGQGVMLVAFVGALACAINWGFGLVLGAMLAREVARRVAGSDYRLLVASAYMGFLSWHGGLSGSVPLVAATKGNPMEKTIGLIPVSQTIFTGYNAFITIGLIVMLPFLARMMMPKPGEVVSVDPALLAEPPSVERQLGPDATFAERLEESRLLSVLVAALCAAFLVLKFVQKGFALDIDTVNLAFLAAGILLHRTPMAYARAVAGAARGASGIMIQFPFYAGIQALMDHSGLAGVITKWFVDIANVHTFPLLAFLSSAVINFAVPSGGGHWVVQGPFVMPAAQALGADLGKAAMAIAYGEAWTNMAQPFWALPALAIAGLGVRDIMGYCVTTLLFSGVVFVAGMYLF; encoded by the coding sequence TTGATTCAGCGTATTTCCCAATTCTTCACGCAGGTGGTCCACCGCGTGTTGCCCGACCCGTTGATTTTCGCGATCCTGCTGACGGTCGTCGCGTTCGCACTCGCGTTCGGCCTCACGCCGAACACGCCCGTGCAGCTCACGACGATGTGGGGTTCGGGTTTCTGGAACCTGCTCGCGTTCTCGATGCAGATGGTGATGATTCTCGTCACCGGCCACGCACTCGCGAGTTCGCCGCCGGTGAAGCGCATGCTCGTCGCGCTCGCGAGCACCGCGCGCACGCCGGGGCAGGGCGTGATGCTCGTCGCGTTCGTCGGCGCGCTCGCGTGCGCGATCAACTGGGGCTTCGGCCTCGTGCTCGGTGCGATGCTCGCGCGCGAAGTGGCGCGCCGTGTCGCCGGCAGCGATTACCGGCTGCTCGTTGCGTCCGCGTACATGGGCTTCCTGAGCTGGCACGGCGGATTGTCGGGTTCGGTCCCGCTCGTCGCGGCCACGAAGGGCAATCCGATGGAAAAGACCATCGGGCTGATTCCCGTGTCGCAGACGATCTTCACCGGCTACAACGCGTTCATCACGATCGGCCTGATCGTGATGCTGCCGTTCCTCGCGCGGATGATGATGCCGAAGCCGGGTGAGGTCGTCAGCGTCGATCCGGCGCTGCTGGCCGAACCGCCGAGCGTGGAGCGCCAGCTCGGGCCCGACGCGACGTTCGCGGAACGGCTGGAGGAAAGCCGCTTGCTGTCGGTTCTCGTCGCGGCGCTGTGCGCGGCGTTCCTCGTGCTGAAGTTCGTGCAGAAGGGCTTCGCGCTCGACATCGACACCGTGAACCTTGCGTTCCTCGCGGCCGGCATCCTGCTGCACCGTACGCCGATGGCCTATGCGCGCGCGGTGGCCGGTGCGGCGCGCGGCGCGTCGGGGATCATGATCCAGTTCCCGTTCTACGCGGGCATCCAGGCGCTGATGGATCACTCGGGGCTCGCGGGCGTGATCACGAAATGGTTCGTCGATATCGCGAACGTGCACACGTTCCCGCTGCTCGCGTTCCTGAGCTCGGCCGTGATCAATTTCGCGGTGCCGTCCGGCGGCGGCCACTGGGTCGTGCAGGGTCCGTTCGTGATGCCGGCCGCCCAGGCGCTCGGCGCCGATCTCGGCAAGGCCGCGATGGCGATCGCGTATGGCGAAGCGTGGACCAACATGGCGCAGCCGTTCTGGGCGCTGCCCGCGCTGGCGATTGCCGGGCTCGGCGTGCGCGACATCATGGGGTATTGCGTGACGACGCTGCTGTTCTCGGGTGTTGTGTTCGTCGCGGGGATGTATCTGTTCTGA